A genomic region of Catharus ustulatus isolate bCatUst1 chromosome 32, bCatUst1.pri.v2, whole genome shotgun sequence contains the following coding sequences:
- the PORCN gene encoding protein-serine O-palmitoleoyltransferase porcupine, producing CPQSVAWLRKALRSLGLALLCLLVSTCLAPFLFSSLLPLYGARALRRSVFARWLRAYESALSFHFSNYFVAFLSEATATLAGSGTSLQHEHLRWDLAVSRPLRVELPRSMAEVVTNWNLPMSRWLHTYVFQTARRLGTFAAVLGTYAASALLHGLSFHLAAVLLSLGLITYAEHALRQRLAAIFDACVLSKRCPPNCSHRHKNTLWVRALNGALGALALFHLSYLGALFDVEAEDTVEEQGYGMAYTVRKWSELNWASHWVTLGCWVLARLLR from the exons tgtccccagagcgTGGCGTGGCTGCGGAAGGCGCTGCGCAGCCTGGGGCTGgcgctgctgtgcctgctggtcAGCACCTGCCTGGCGCCGTTTCTGTTCTCCAGCCTGCTGCCGCTCTACGGGGCACGGGCCCTGCGCAG gagcgTCTTTGCCAG GTGGCTCCGTGCCTACGAGAGCGCGCTCTCCTTCCACTTCAGCAATTACTTCGTGGCCTTCCTGTCCGAGGCCACGGCCACGCTGGCGGGGTCCGGCACGTCCCTGCAGCACGAGCACCTGCGCTG GGACCTGGCCGTGTCCCGGCCCCTGCGCGTGGAGCTCCCGCGCTCCATGGCCGAGGTGGTGACAAACTGGAACCTGCCCATGTCCCGCTGGCTGCACacct acGTGTTCCAGACCGCGCGCCGTTTGGGCACCTTCGCCGCCGTGCTGGGAACGTACGCAGCGAGCGCCCTGCTGCAc GGTCTCAGTTTCCACCTGGCcgctgtcctgctgtccctgggcctCATCACCTACGCCGAGCACG ccctgaggcAGCGCTTGGCCGCCATCTTTGatgcctgtgtcctgtccaaGCGCTGCCCCCCCAACTGCAGCCACCGGCACAAGAAC ACGCTGTGGGTGCGAGCACTGAACGGAGCCCTGGGCGCCCTGGCCCTGTTCCACCTGTCCTACCTGGGTGCCCTGTTTGACGTGGAGGCCGAGGACACCGTGGAGGAACAG GGTTACGGCATGGCTTACACGGTGCGCAAGTGGTCAGAGCTGAACTGGGCCAGTCACTGGGTGACGctgggctgctgggtgctggcCCGGCTGCTGCGCTGA
- the SLC35A2 gene encoding UDP-galactose translocator isoform X2, with protein sequence MAEAMKGSACLLLLLIQHRGSVRQTAVTLHEAVVGQFGDTLRLAVPSLIYTLQNNLQYVAISNLPAATFQVTYQLKILTTALFSVLLLGTALSRLQWLSLALLFAGVALVQAEQARAVPSAAALSPSPGPEAPAQSYAVGLAAVAASCLSSGFAGVYFERLLKRSGGSIWVRNVQLGAVGTAVGLGAMLAAEGPAVAALGFFYGYNGAVWAVVVNQAAGGLLVAVVVRYADNILKGFATALSILASTAASAHLFGFRPRAPFLAGTAMVLAAVVLYGRPRGAGGRSQDSGLPTRTRAPDGTQRPLKNPYGPSPSPLSL encoded by the exons ATGGCCGAGGCCATGAAGGGCAGcgcctgcctgctgctgctgctcatccagCACCGCG gcaGTGTCCGGCAGACGGCGGTGACGCTGCACGAGGCCGTGGtgggacagtttggggacactctgcgcctggctgtcccctccctgatCTACACCCTGCAGAACAACCTGCAGTACGTGGCCATCTCCAACCTGCCCGCGGCCACCTTCCAG gtCACCTACCAGCTGAAGATCCTGACCACGGCGCTGTtctcggtgctgctgctgggcacggCGCTGTCGCGGCTGCAGTGGCTGTCGCTGGCGCTGCTGTTCGCGGGGGTGGCGCTGGTGCAGGCGGAGCAGGCCCGGGCCGTGCCCTCGGCCGCGGCTCTGTCGCCGTCCCCGGGCCCCGAGGCGCCGGCGCAGAGCTACGCCGTGGGGCTGGCGGCCGTGGCCGCCTCCTGCCTGTCCTCGGGCTTCGCCGGCGTTTACTTCGAGCGGCTCCTCAAGCGCTCGGGCGGCTCCATCTGGGTGCGCAACGTGCAGCTGGGCGCCGTGGGCACGGCCGTGGGGCTGGGAGCGATGCTGGCCGCCGAGGGCCCGGCCGTGGCCGCGCTCGGCTTCTTCTACGGCTACAACGGCGCCGTGTGGGCCGTGGTGGTCAACCAGGCGGCCGGGGGGCTGCTGGTGGCCGTGGTGGTTCGCTACGCCGATAACATCCTCAAGGGGTTCGCCACGGCGCTGTCCATCCTGGCCTCCACGGCCGCCTCCGCGCACCTCTTCGGGTTCCGGCCCCGCGCGCCCTTCCTGGCCGGCACCGCCATGGTCCTGGCGGCCGTGGTGCTCTACGGGCGGCCCCGGGGAGCCGGGGGGCGCAGCCAGGACAGCG GTCTCCCAACAAGGACAAGGGCACCTGACGGCACCCAGCGACCCCTAAAGAATCCATATGGaccctccccttcccccctgTCCCTATAG
- the SLC35A2 gene encoding UDP-galactose translocator isoform X1 codes for MAAPGTADGGGGSGDSAGPATVSRRVKYASLGVLVLQNASLVLSIRYVRTLPGERFLPTTAVVMAEAMKGSACLLLLLIQHRGSVRQTAVTLHEAVVGQFGDTLRLAVPSLIYTLQNNLQYVAISNLPAATFQVTYQLKILTTALFSVLLLGTALSRLQWLSLALLFAGVALVQAEQARAVPSAAALSPSPGPEAPAQSYAVGLAAVAASCLSSGFAGVYFERLLKRSGGSIWVRNVQLGAVGTAVGLGAMLAAEGPAVAALGFFYGYNGAVWAVVVNQAAGGLLVAVVVRYADNILKGFATALSILASTAASAHLFGFRPRAPFLAGTAMVLAAVVLYGRPRGAGGRSQDSGKSPNKDKGT; via the exons ctggtgctgcagaacGCGTCCCTCGTGCTCAGCATCCGCTACGTGCGGACCCTGCCCGGGGAGCGATTCCTGCCCACCACGGCCGTGGTGATGGCCGAGGCCATGAAGGGCAGcgcctgcctgctgctgctgctcatccagCACCGCG gcaGTGTCCGGCAGACGGCGGTGACGCTGCACGAGGCCGTGGtgggacagtttggggacactctgcgcctggctgtcccctccctgatCTACACCCTGCAGAACAACCTGCAGTACGTGGCCATCTCCAACCTGCCCGCGGCCACCTTCCAG gtCACCTACCAGCTGAAGATCCTGACCACGGCGCTGTtctcggtgctgctgctgggcacggCGCTGTCGCGGCTGCAGTGGCTGTCGCTGGCGCTGCTGTTCGCGGGGGTGGCGCTGGTGCAGGCGGAGCAGGCCCGGGCCGTGCCCTCGGCCGCGGCTCTGTCGCCGTCCCCGGGCCCCGAGGCGCCGGCGCAGAGCTACGCCGTGGGGCTGGCGGCCGTGGCCGCCTCCTGCCTGTCCTCGGGCTTCGCCGGCGTTTACTTCGAGCGGCTCCTCAAGCGCTCGGGCGGCTCCATCTGGGTGCGCAACGTGCAGCTGGGCGCCGTGGGCACGGCCGTGGGGCTGGGAGCGATGCTGGCCGCCGAGGGCCCGGCCGTGGCCGCGCTCGGCTTCTTCTACGGCTACAACGGCGCCGTGTGGGCCGTGGTGGTCAACCAGGCGGCCGGGGGGCTGCTGGTGGCCGTGGTGGTTCGCTACGCCGATAACATCCTCAAGGGGTTCGCCACGGCGCTGTCCATCCTGGCCTCCACGGCCGCCTCCGCGCACCTCTTCGGGTTCCGGCCCCGCGCGCCCTTCCTGGCCGGCACCGCCATGGTCCTGGCGGCCGTGGTGCTCTACGGGCGGCCCCGGGGAGCCGGGGGGCGCAGCCAGGACAGCGGCAA GTCTCCCAACAAGGACAAGGGCACCTGA